A region from the Desulfomonile tiedjei genome encodes:
- a CDS encoding cytochrome b/b6 domain-containing protein translates to MNQRSTSPPLWRWIGYCLIGVAALMLLIHQGAVPIKAQDRSSASAPAAEKKESEELSNQSCIECHNPDILKLSKEDLTEQVVVADKPAPPRTKPLYVTGELTLAIKEKKFADGVHADTTCVACHKDVVEIPHPQRLKAVDCKECHEDFVENIQAGAHGEKAGPKAPKCIGCHDVHYGKGKGAYEKDFARKACVDCHNAYGMDTLKGHKKVYEAQMHLASLDCMTCHQGKEAGVHNIPAVKTQVAGCEACHTKMTILSKAKKEPAGLIAYIQQTGFINNDIRKKFNYVIGANRIPALDTIIILAVIAPLGLPIVHGGLRILTRRKGPLHLPEEKILLHPLIERIWHWFQALCIVMLIITGIILHWPEKFPGWFSWAVDIHNWFGWAAVIAFLVWLVYNLITGRITHYFPKKGEIPGGMIQQAKFYGYGIFKHEPHPYAPSEDNKFNPLQKIAYLQFQVLFLPLLLISGLIYMYPETFKGFIAAIGGMTVVAVVHLILGGLFAAFLVAHLYLATTGETIGENFKAIVFGYGIKSDHDTHHV, encoded by the coding sequence ATGAACCAGAGATCTACCAGTCCCCCCCTTTGGAGGTGGATAGGCTACTGCCTGATCGGAGTCGCGGCTCTGATGTTGCTTATCCACCAAGGGGCCGTCCCCATCAAAGCCCAAGACCGGAGTTCCGCTTCTGCGCCGGCCGCGGAAAAAAAGGAGTCGGAAGAACTCTCCAACCAGTCTTGCATCGAATGCCACAACCCGGACATTCTAAAACTTTCAAAGGAAGACTTGACCGAACAGGTAGTGGTCGCGGACAAACCGGCCCCTCCGAGGACAAAGCCCCTTTACGTCACCGGTGAGCTAACCCTTGCCATAAAGGAAAAGAAGTTTGCCGACGGAGTCCACGCGGACACCACGTGCGTAGCCTGCCACAAAGACGTTGTGGAAATCCCACATCCTCAGCGCTTGAAGGCGGTGGATTGCAAGGAATGCCACGAGGATTTCGTGGAGAATATTCAGGCCGGCGCACACGGCGAAAAGGCGGGGCCAAAGGCTCCCAAATGCATAGGATGCCATGATGTGCATTACGGTAAGGGAAAGGGAGCTTACGAAAAGGATTTCGCGCGGAAGGCATGCGTGGACTGCCATAATGCTTACGGCATGGACACGCTGAAGGGGCACAAGAAGGTTTATGAGGCACAGATGCATCTGGCCTCCCTCGATTGCATGACCTGCCATCAAGGGAAAGAAGCGGGGGTTCACAACATCCCGGCGGTCAAGACCCAGGTCGCAGGTTGTGAAGCCTGCCACACCAAGATGACCATCCTGTCCAAGGCCAAAAAAGAGCCTGCAGGACTCATCGCCTATATTCAACAAACCGGCTTCATAAACAACGACATTCGTAAGAAGTTCAACTACGTCATCGGCGCCAATCGAATCCCGGCTCTGGACACTATCATCATTCTTGCGGTAATCGCTCCCCTGGGTCTACCCATTGTTCATGGGGGGCTGAGAATCCTTACCAGACGCAAAGGGCCTCTCCATCTGCCGGAAGAAAAGATACTGCTGCACCCGTTGATCGAGAGGATCTGGCATTGGTTCCAGGCCTTGTGCATTGTGATGCTGATCATTACGGGGATCATCCTTCACTGGCCTGAGAAGTTCCCTGGATGGTTCAGTTGGGCTGTCGATATTCACAACTGGTTTGGATGGGCCGCGGTGATTGCGTTTCTCGTATGGCTTGTGTACAACCTGATCACCGGAAGGATCACCCACTACTTTCCGAAAAAGGGAGAAATTCCGGGTGGAATGATCCAGCAGGCCAAATTCTACGGATACGGGATCTTCAAGCACGAGCCGCACCCATATGCCCCGTCTGAAGACAACAAATTCAACCCGCTTCAGAAAATAGCATACTTGCAGTTTCAGGTGCTTTTCCTTCCTCTGCTGCTGATTAGCGGGTTGATCTATATGTATCCGGAGACCTTCAAGGGCTTCATAGCCGCAATAGGCGGAATGACGGTGGTGGCCGTTGTGCATCTCATTCTGGGAGGGCTCTTCGCAGCATTCCTGGTAGCGCATTTGTACCTGGCCACAACTGGAGAGACCATCGGTGAAAACTTCAAGGCCATAGTTTTTGGCTACGGCATCAAGTCGGATCACGACACACATCACGTTTGA
- a CDS encoding ABC transporter permease, with protein MFCRSLVWLFRPPFRGFEFVRQMDFVGSQSVLLIALTGAFTGMVMALQGYNGLHRYGAESMVGATVALAMARELGPVIAALMVVGRVGSAMTAELGSMRNTQQIDALASMAVDPVHYLVVPRVFAATVVLPPLAGIFSFSGMVGCYVLSIYFLGIDGGTFMAAVRYYVEADDIVHGLIKALVFGLILSLIACYKGFYATGGARGVGIATTKAVVASSVMVLVSDYIMTVLMF; from the coding sequence ATGTTTTGCAGGAGCCTGGTCTGGCTTTTCAGGCCCCCATTCCGGGGTTTTGAATTTGTCAGGCAGATGGACTTTGTCGGATCTCAATCCGTGCTGCTGATTGCCTTGACCGGGGCGTTTACCGGTATGGTCATGGCTTTGCAAGGTTACAACGGCCTGCATCGCTATGGGGCAGAATCCATGGTTGGCGCAACAGTGGCGCTGGCTATGGCTCGTGAATTGGGTCCCGTGATCGCCGCGCTGATGGTCGTTGGCAGGGTGGGTTCCGCCATGACCGCGGAATTGGGCAGCATGAGGAACACCCAGCAGATTGACGCTCTTGCCAGCATGGCGGTGGATCCGGTTCACTATCTCGTTGTGCCCCGGGTTTTTGCAGCCACAGTGGTGCTGCCTCCGCTGGCAGGGATTTTCAGTTTCTCGGGAATGGTCGGATGCTACGTGCTCTCGATCTATTTTCTCGGGATTGACGGCGGGACCTTTATGGCCGCGGTTCGTTACTACGTAGAGGCGGACGACATAGTGCACGGGCTGATCAAGGCCCTGGTCTTCGGTCTCATATTGTCGTTGATAGCCTGTTACAAGGGTTTCTACGCGACGGGAGGAGCCCGTGGCGTAGGCATTGCGACGACCAAGGCGGTCGTTGCCTCATCTGTGATGGTGCTTGTTTCGGACTACATTATGACTGTGCTGATGTTTTAG
- the dnaJ gene encoding molecular chaperone DnaJ, producing MIKRDYYEVLGVVKTASAEEIKKSYRKLALQHHPDRNRGDKAAEEKFKEAAEAYEVLSDPEKRQLYDRFGHAGLQQTGFTGFRDFDDIFSSFGDIFEEFFGFGTRGAHRQRARRGADLRYDLSVDFMDAVSGRETEIDLSRHEPCPNCHGLGTKGGAQPAVCNTCGGRGQVTRSQGFFSISTTCPRCQGSGTVITDPCDTCRGVGRVLISKKLSLKIPPGVETGSRLRLQGEGEPGDPGAPPGDLYVVIHVEPHEIFRRQDDDIFAAVPIAYSQATLGGQIEIPTLEGTEAMDIPPATQSGREFRIAGKGVPHLRGRGRGDLRIVVYVETPTKVSKEQEELLRRLAELEGAKVTPKKKSFFSRNK from the coding sequence ATGATTAAGCGTGACTACTACGAAGTGCTTGGCGTCGTAAAGACCGCCAGCGCAGAAGAAATCAAGAAGTCCTATCGCAAGCTTGCCCTGCAGCATCACCCGGATCGGAACCGAGGTGACAAGGCGGCGGAAGAAAAGTTCAAGGAAGCGGCTGAGGCCTACGAGGTCCTGAGCGATCCTGAAAAAAGGCAGCTTTACGACAGATTCGGTCATGCGGGGCTGCAACAGACCGGTTTCACGGGCTTTAGAGACTTTGACGACATTTTTTCGTCATTCGGGGACATTTTCGAAGAATTTTTCGGATTCGGGACCAGAGGGGCACATCGTCAGAGGGCTCGCAGAGGCGCGGACCTCAGGTACGACCTTAGCGTTGATTTCATGGACGCTGTTTCCGGTAGAGAAACGGAGATAGACCTGTCGCGGCACGAGCCTTGCCCGAATTGCCACGGCCTTGGCACCAAGGGAGGGGCCCAGCCTGCTGTCTGCAATACCTGTGGCGGCCGGGGACAGGTAACCAGGTCGCAAGGCTTCTTTTCCATCTCCACCACTTGCCCCAGATGCCAAGGCAGCGGGACGGTCATAACAGACCCTTGTGACACGTGCCGTGGCGTAGGCAGGGTCCTTATCAGCAAGAAGCTTTCTTTAAAGATCCCTCCAGGCGTTGAGACCGGTTCCCGGCTTCGGCTCCAGGGAGAAGGCGAGCCGGGCGACCCTGGAGCGCCTCCCGGTGATCTCTACGTGGTTATTCACGTGGAGCCCCACGAGATCTTTCGACGTCAAGATGACGACATCTTTGCCGCGGTGCCGATTGCGTACAGTCAAGCCACCCTGGGCGGACAAATCGAGATCCCGACTTTGGAAGGCACGGAGGCCATGGACATCCCGCCGGCGACCCAATCAGGCCGAGAGTTCCGGATTGCGGGCAAAGGTGTTCCTCACCTGCGGGGACGTGGCCGAGGAGATCTGAGAATTGTCGTATACGTAGAGACCCCAACCAAAGTGAGCAAAGAGCAGGAAGAACTTCTTCGCCGTTTGGCCGAACTCGAGGGCGCCAAAGTAACCCCCAAGAAAAAAAGCTTTTTCTCAAGAAATAAATAG
- a CDS encoding N-acyl homoserine lactonase family protein: protein MTVYTIHPLAVGYNETDQGIMTYQRFYGKRIVLPIYVFAIKGGTQKILVDTGIEEFIESPDLEERLGFPVLPFEEALETVGWTPEDVDIIIHTHLHNDHCENDALCTNAKVYVQKAELDFFRNPHPIDHRYYSDVLDGVNIVTVEGDSSIVDGIEVLFTPGHTPGGQSVVVNTAKGKAVITGLCCNGQNFPSGGGVIAPGVHLDAIQAYESMKRVQAAADILIPIHELEIGKKRIIPEE from the coding sequence ATGACCGTATACACCATCCATCCGCTTGCGGTCGGTTACAACGAGACCGATCAAGGGATAATGACCTATCAGCGCTTCTACGGCAAAAGAATCGTGTTGCCCATATATGTGTTCGCGATAAAGGGCGGGACTCAAAAGATTCTGGTCGATACGGGTATCGAGGAGTTCATAGAATCGCCGGACCTGGAAGAGCGCCTGGGATTTCCGGTACTACCGTTTGAGGAGGCACTGGAGACGGTCGGATGGACGCCTGAGGATGTGGACATTATTATTCACACTCACCTCCACAACGACCACTGCGAAAATGATGCCCTGTGCACCAACGCAAAGGTGTACGTGCAGAAAGCGGAACTGGATTTCTTTCGCAACCCGCACCCCATCGATCACCGGTATTACTCCGACGTGCTCGACGGAGTGAACATTGTAACCGTCGAAGGGGACTCTTCTATCGTTGACGGCATTGAAGTCCTCTTTACGCCCGGGCACACTCCCGGCGGCCAATCGGTTGTCGTGAACACAGCCAAGGGCAAAGCCGTCATTACCGGGCTGTGCTGCAACGGCCAGAATTTTCCTTCCGGCGGCGGCGTAATAGCTCCGGGGGTCCATTTAGATGCAATTCAGGCCTATGAGAGTATGAAACGAGTCCAAGCGGCAGCTGACATACTCATACCGATTCATGAACTGGAAATCGGTAAGAAACGAATCATTCCGGAGGAATAG
- a CDS encoding cytochrome c3 family protein codes for MRHRGKVFLALLLGVAVLAAFTLAYAATKAPDKDVTIESKDVFKEPKKSPVVFSHTKHKEAKCTDCHHEFKDGKNVWQEGQEVKKCAACHKLEAEGKVLKLEKAYHDKCQNCHKALKKEKKKTGPTACTKCHPAKPGEKEEKEESK; via the coding sequence ATGAGGCACAGAGGGAAAGTTTTTCTTGCACTATTACTAGGGGTAGCGGTTTTGGCCGCTTTCACTTTGGCCTATGCAGCAACCAAAGCGCCGGACAAAGACGTTACTATCGAGTCCAAGGACGTTTTCAAAGAGCCGAAAAAATCCCCCGTTGTCTTCTCCCACACCAAGCACAAAGAAGCAAAATGCACGGACTGCCACCACGAATTTAAAGACGGCAAGAACGTCTGGCAGGAAGGCCAAGAAGTAAAGAAGTGCGCCGCGTGCCACAAGCTGGAAGCCGAAGGCAAAGTGCTGAAACTGGAAAAGGCATATCACGATAAATGCCAGAACTGCCACAAGGCGCTCAAGAAAGAGAAGAAGAAGACCGGTCCGACGGCCTGCACCAAGTGCCACCCGGCAAAACCCGGCGAGAAGGAAGAGAAGGAAGAATCCAAGTAG
- the dnaE gene encoding DNA polymerase III subunit alpha has protein sequence MPSADFVHLHLHTQYSLLDGAIRIPDLIARAKDYKMPACAVTDHGNLFGAMEFYSQVKAGGIKPIIGCEVYVAPGSRFEQSARAGESAYHHLILLCESEKGYRNLCRLVSLGYQEGFYYKPRVDHEILEKFNEGLICLSGCLSGEIPASILAGDEKRAEEQATWYRDVFDKGRFYLELQENGLPEQSKANAGLIALGKKLEIGVVATNDCHYLDRSDHRAHEILLCIQTGKQLDDPGRMSFASDQFYFKSPEEMAHDFRSIPEALKATRQIAEKCSLLLDFDRVHMPRFDLGTGETLRERFDKDAHAGFERRVTRLIERGELNSDLEGQYRERLDREIRLIQEKGFSGYFLIVADFIRFAKEHGIPVGPGRGSAAGSLAAYSLGITDIDPIRYKLLFERFLNPERKSMPDIDVDFCMQGRDQVIEYVSQKYGKDKVAQIITFGRMQAKAVIRDVARVMGFPYAEADTIAKLIPDALKMTLDKAIKEEPRLKAKMQEDRGVADLMDTARALEGLTRHASTHAAGIVISDKPLVEHLPLYVGQNKETITQFDMTWVERIGLVKFDFLGLKTLTVIDQAVRLIEKSRGEKLDMGSIPLDDKETFELLSKGTTLGIFQLESSGMRDVLTKFKPSVFEDLIAILALYRPGPLESGMVEDFINRKHGRTAIEYPLAELEPILKETYGVIVYQEQVMSIATLLASYSLGEADLLRRAMGKKKAQEMAEQKSRFEKGAAKNRIDPERAAYIFDLMEKFAGYGFNKSHSAAYAMVTYQTAYLKTHYPAEFMAAQLSCEAGNTDKITLYISECRDMGIEILPPHVNESFQDFHVAGEKIIFGLGAVKNVGETAVNSVLESRTEIGPFCTIQDFARRVDLRKVNKKVIESLIKCGAFDGLGPSRRAMMEALDKVLEHANNFQKEKIEGQFNLFSVECAPGEPESFMDDPIPELPEWDDQLKLSHEKELMGFYVTGHPLTKYEDVIKKYVNASSGTLGEIPSGSAVRLAGLVKKTKEITTRKGERMAFVALEDLAGVVEITVFSDLYRTGRALLESGEPLLIVGTREGDTDSPKVLASEIHPLEEAPRHFGKGIRIMISTLGTGPHQIRDLKKILSRHRGRIPVKLHVVIPNRTETVISLSSVACDASDTMVAEVHDAFGYPAVSFE, from the coding sequence ATGCCTTCGGCCGACTTTGTTCACCTGCATCTTCATACTCAATACTCTCTTTTGGATGGAGCCATCCGCATCCCGGATCTTATTGCCCGGGCCAAGGATTACAAGATGCCGGCTTGCGCGGTAACAGACCACGGCAATCTTTTCGGAGCCATGGAATTCTACTCTCAAGTTAAGGCCGGAGGCATCAAGCCCATTATCGGATGCGAAGTGTATGTTGCGCCCGGGTCTCGCTTCGAGCAGTCCGCGAGGGCAGGGGAGAGCGCCTATCATCACCTGATCCTTTTGTGCGAGAGCGAGAAAGGTTACCGGAATCTTTGCCGGCTGGTGAGCCTGGGCTACCAGGAAGGCTTTTACTATAAGCCTAGAGTGGATCACGAAATATTGGAGAAGTTTAACGAGGGATTGATTTGCTTGAGCGGTTGTCTGTCAGGTGAAATACCCGCCTCCATCCTCGCCGGTGATGAGAAGCGAGCCGAAGAACAAGCCACCTGGTATCGCGATGTCTTCGATAAGGGCCGATTTTACCTCGAATTGCAGGAGAACGGGCTTCCCGAGCAGAGCAAGGCCAACGCGGGATTGATCGCCCTGGGCAAGAAGCTCGAAATAGGCGTCGTGGCGACCAATGATTGTCATTACCTCGATCGATCGGACCACAGGGCCCATGAAATCCTTCTCTGCATCCAGACCGGAAAACAATTGGACGATCCGGGTAGAATGAGCTTCGCTTCCGACCAGTTTTATTTCAAGTCTCCGGAGGAAATGGCTCATGACTTTCGTTCCATTCCCGAGGCATTGAAAGCCACTCGCCAGATAGCCGAGAAATGCTCCCTGCTCCTTGACTTTGACCGAGTGCACATGCCGCGCTTCGACCTGGGCACCGGCGAGACTTTGAGAGAGCGATTCGACAAGGACGCCCACGCCGGTTTTGAGCGACGCGTAACCAGACTAATCGAACGGGGCGAATTGAACTCGGACCTGGAAGGACAATACAGAGAGAGACTGGACCGCGAGATCCGACTGATTCAGGAGAAGGGGTTTTCAGGCTATTTTCTCATCGTTGCAGACTTCATACGATTCGCGAAGGAACACGGCATTCCGGTGGGACCCGGTCGAGGGTCGGCAGCGGGCTCCTTAGCGGCTTACTCCCTGGGAATAACGGACATTGACCCGATTCGATACAAGCTCCTCTTTGAGCGATTCCTCAACCCGGAACGCAAGAGCATGCCGGATATTGACGTTGATTTCTGCATGCAGGGTCGCGATCAGGTGATCGAGTACGTTTCTCAAAAGTACGGAAAGGATAAAGTTGCCCAAATAATCACCTTTGGAAGAATGCAGGCTAAGGCAGTGATTCGCGATGTGGCCAGAGTTATGGGATTTCCTTACGCGGAGGCGGATACGATTGCAAAGCTCATTCCGGATGCTCTTAAAATGACTCTGGACAAGGCTATTAAAGAGGAACCCAGACTGAAAGCCAAGATGCAAGAGGACAGGGGAGTGGCAGATCTCATGGACACTGCTCGTGCGCTGGAAGGGCTGACTCGCCACGCCTCGACCCATGCCGCAGGAATCGTAATTTCCGACAAACCGCTCGTGGAACACCTTCCCCTGTACGTAGGCCAAAACAAGGAGACCATCACACAGTTCGATATGACCTGGGTCGAAAGGATAGGGCTGGTAAAGTTCGATTTCCTGGGCCTCAAAACGCTGACCGTTATCGATCAGGCTGTACGCCTGATTGAGAAGTCCAGGGGAGAGAAATTGGACATGGGTTCCATACCTCTGGATGACAAGGAGACGTTTGAGCTTCTCTCCAAAGGTACGACTCTCGGGATTTTCCAGCTTGAATCTTCAGGCATGAGGGACGTGCTGACCAAATTCAAACCTTCGGTTTTCGAGGATCTTATAGCGATTTTGGCCTTGTACCGTCCCGGACCGCTGGAATCGGGAATGGTGGAGGATTTCATCAACCGCAAACATGGCAGAACCGCCATCGAATACCCATTGGCTGAACTCGAGCCCATACTCAAGGAAACCTACGGTGTCATAGTGTACCAGGAACAGGTGATGAGTATCGCGACCCTGTTGGCGAGCTATTCCTTGGGCGAAGCCGATTTGTTGCGCCGCGCCATGGGCAAGAAGAAAGCCCAGGAGATGGCAGAGCAAAAGAGTCGATTTGAAAAAGGGGCCGCGAAAAACCGTATCGATCCTGAGAGAGCCGCTTACATCTTCGACCTCATGGAAAAGTTCGCCGGTTACGGGTTCAACAAGTCTCACTCCGCTGCCTACGCGATGGTGACTTATCAGACAGCGTATCTCAAAACCCACTATCCAGCTGAGTTTATGGCCGCCCAGTTGAGCTGTGAAGCCGGAAATACGGACAAGATCACACTGTACATTTCCGAATGTCGCGACATGGGAATAGAAATACTGCCGCCCCATGTGAACGAGTCTTTTCAGGATTTCCACGTGGCCGGAGAAAAAATCATTTTTGGATTGGGCGCAGTAAAGAACGTTGGAGAAACAGCAGTGAACTCCGTCCTGGAGTCAAGGACGGAAATTGGGCCGTTCTGCACTATTCAGGATTTTGCAAGGCGGGTAGACTTGCGCAAAGTGAACAAAAAAGTCATCGAAAGTCTGATCAAATGCGGCGCCTTCGACGGACTGGGACCTTCACGGCGAGCCATGATGGAAGCCCTGGACAAGGTGTTGGAACATGCCAACAATTTCCAGAAAGAGAAGATAGAGGGCCAATTCAATCTTTTTTCAGTGGAATGCGCTCCCGGCGAACCGGAGTCTTTCATGGACGACCCCATCCCTGAACTGCCCGAATGGGACGACCAGCTCAAATTGTCTCACGAGAAGGAGTTGATGGGGTTCTACGTCACGGGGCATCCTTTGACGAAATATGAAGATGTGATCAAGAAGTACGTGAACGCCTCTTCCGGCACCCTTGGCGAAATCCCATCGGGTTCGGCGGTCAGGTTAGCCGGCCTCGTGAAGAAAACCAAAGAGATAACAACTAGGAAAGGAGAACGTATGGCCTTTGTGGCCTTGGAGGACCTTGCAGGAGTGGTGGAGATCACGGTCTTTTCGGACCTCTATCGAACCGGTCGGGCTTTGCTTGAATCGGGAGAGCCTTTGCTGATAGTCGGGACACGTGAAGGTGACACTGACTCGCCTAAAGTCCTGGCAAGTGAGATTCATCCTCTGGAAGAAGCGCCCAGGCATTTCGGCAAAGGAATAAGAATAATGATCTCGACGCTCGGAACAGGGCCTCACCAAATAAGAGACCTTAAGAAGATCTTATCCCGCCATCGTGGCCGCATACCTGTGAAACTTCACGTCGTCATACCGAACCGCACCGAAACGGTCATTAGCCTTTCATCAGTGGCCTGCGACGCTTCCGACACCATGGTCGCGGAGGTTCACGACGCATTCGGCTACCCCGCGGTGTCTTTTGAATAG
- a CDS encoding HyaD/HybD family hydrogenase maturation endopeptidase encodes MSGNTERIIVLGVGNILLRDEGVGVRVVEELQRRYGFPENVKVVDGGTQGLWLMSTIQEADRLIVVDAILGRGEPGTLYRLERDDLPKGLRAKQSAHDSDLVEALNLCNLLESGPKSVVVVGVEPENIQPFGLEMTNAVTAKIDDLIGMVLEELRLLGVEPEKKFE; translated from the coding sequence TTGAGTGGTAATACGGAACGAATCATCGTTCTCGGAGTAGGCAACATCCTGCTCCGGGATGAAGGAGTTGGCGTCAGGGTTGTGGAAGAACTTCAACGCCGGTACGGTTTTCCGGAAAACGTTAAGGTGGTCGACGGAGGCACTCAGGGGTTGTGGCTGATGTCCACTATTCAAGAGGCGGACCGCTTGATAGTAGTGGACGCTATTCTTGGAAGAGGCGAACCTGGCACGTTGTACCGCCTGGAGCGTGACGATTTGCCCAAAGGACTCCGGGCCAAGCAGTCCGCCCACGACAGCGATCTGGTGGAAGCCTTGAACCTGTGCAACCTTTTGGAATCCGGGCCGAAGAGCGTGGTGGTGGTAGGCGTGGAACCGGAGAACATACAGCCTTTCGGACTGGAAATGACTAATGCAGTGACTGCTAAGATCGATGACCTCATTGGCATGGTGCTCGAAGAACTGCGGCTGCTCGGTGTAGAACCGGAAAAAAAGTTTGAATGA